CCCTGCGAAACGCAGGATCGCGTCGCCGGGCTCGGCATCGAAAAGCCGGCAGAGATACCAGGCATCCCGCGTGTTCAGCGGCTCGGGATTTTCCCGGTCGAAGAGCCCGGCTTTTTCGAGCGCGGCGGCGACGGTGCCTGGAACGGGTGCTGGAATGAACTGTGCCGACAACGGGATGTCGTGCGGCACGGCGCAGGCGCCCGGCTCCGTCAGGATCAGGTTCCAGCCTTCGGAAAGTAGACTTTCCGCGGCACCGATGCTCGCCAAACGCCCCCGCATGGTCAGATCTCCGGCCTCAGATTCGCCCCGCAAGCGACGCCATCATGGAATCCCATGCATCGGCGGCCGGATCAAGTGCTGCCTGCAACGGCTCGAACTTCTTGCGGGTGACGGCGCGGGCAAGCTGGAACTGCACCGATTTCGCCACCTCCGAAATGCGCCCGGCATGCTCGGCGGCAGCCGCGAATTCACCAGGGGAAAGCCAGGTGAGGTAATCGGCCGCCAGCTCGAAATTGGCGCCCACCTGGCGAAGCGTGTTGAAGGCGTATTTGTGGAAGAAGCCGAACGGCCGTTCCGCCACCGCTTCGACCTGTTGCGGAAAGACGCTTGCAAAGGCGTGGATCGGGTTTTCGCGGGGACACCGGGCAAAATGAAAACCGGCAAGCCGCCGCGCGGTCGCGCGCAGATGCGCTTCGTCTGCCGGTTTTTCCGGGAATCGTGCAAATTCCGTATAGGGCAGGAACGGCGGGTCGTTTTCCGTCAGATGCCGCTGGAACAGCCCGTCGAAATCCTCGCCTTCGAGACGAAAATAGCCGGCATTGTGGAAATAATCGACGCGCTTGGCCGCGACGTCCAGACGGTTGATCGCAACCGTCGTCTTGCCGTGCTCCTGCCGGTAGGCGGTGCCGCGCGTATCCGGCATGTAGAAGGAATCCATTTCGATCAGGCAAAGGCGGCCCCGCGCGATCTGAACCTCGACATGGCGTTCGACACGGTCGTAGATGGCAAGCTCGGTCGCACGAATGCCGTAGAGCGCCTCGAGATCCTCTAGCGGCACTTTGAAGAAAGTGAACTGGTCGCCCTCGAAATCCTGCGTCAGGGTAAAACCCAGCATCGCCTCCGGCGCAACGCCTGATGTCGCCAGAACCTCGATCCAGAGATCGACATAACAATTGGTTTCCGGCCAGGCGCGCTCGCCGGAATGCAGCGCATGCGCCCGGTAGGTTTCGGGGTCGATTCCCGAAAATACCCCCGAAAATACCGACGTCATCGATTTGCTCAGCCCCACAGCGCTTTCCGTACGCTGGCCGGCCATTGCTTCACATCGAGTCCGTGATGATGGAAGAGGGCAAGGGCGATGCGCTCCAGTCCGAAGCCGACGCAAGCGGTGTGCGCGACACTGCCGTCTTCGAGATTGAGACCCCATTTCGTGCCGAAGGCATCCTGATGGTAGTTGAAGCTCATGCAGGCGGTCGGGTTGGCAGCCGAGGTGATCGGGATCAGCAGCTCGAACTTCAGGTTCTGGTCGCGCTGATTATTGGCGAGCATCTTGCCGGCGCGGCCGAAGAACGGATCATTGGCGACGTCGATCGTCACCTCGAGGCCGACGGCCTTCATCATCTCGACGCCGCGATCCATCCAGCGCTGGCGGAAATCGGTGACGTGCAGCTCGGTGCCCATGCAGACATATTCACGCATGCGGAACAATTGCTGGCGGGCAGGGTCTTTCGACGGCTCATGGCGGAAGCAATAGGATTGCAGGTCGAAGAGGCCGCCCGTCGCCGGCAGGTTGCCGCGCTTGGCGATCGTCGGATAGAGCGGATAGCAGGCAGCCGGCGTCAGCACGATGTCGGTCGCCTCCTGTCCCTTGGTCCAGTCTTCGCCGACTTCCATGCATTGCAGCAGGCTGACATGATCGAGCTCGCTGCCGCAGAAGCTGTGCACCGTGCCGGCGAGCTGCGGAAAGCTCTTCATGTAGCCGCTCTTTTCGAAGAAGGCGCGGTTCATGCCGGGCGGAAAGCGCATGGCTTCGGCACCATCGGCGCCGCCGAACGTATCGATCAGGCGCTCGAAGGCAGCGATCACGTCTTCGAACTGGCCGCTGCGGCCGTAGAGCCCGTCGATGCCGGTATCGATCAGCAGACCGGATTCGAAAAGCCGGTCCAAAAACGAGGTCTGCATATCCATGACTGTCACCCCAGTAGGCTAGTGTCCTGCTTATGGACAAGAAGCATGCTCGACGTGTTGCCGAGGATGCGGTCATTCGAAATCATGAGCTGTGCGGAATGCGCGTCGCGCAGATGGCGTCCGAGGCTGAAGGGCGTGCCGTTCTTGTAGCCCATGATGCCGCAGATCAGCATGGCATGGTTGACGATCTCCAGGATCGTCTCGGACGAAGCGATCTTGACGTTGTTCATCGCCACCGCAAATCCCATCGAAGACAGCCTGTCGGCATCGGCCTTGGCATCCTCATAGGCCTTGAGGCCGGCGACCACGTTGGATTTCACCATCTGCAGCAGGTTCGAAACCTCGGCGAGGCGCAGCGCTCCCGGCGGCTGGGCATCCGGCGCCTTGCGGGCTGCGGCACGCACGAAAGCCTGGGCGCGCACAACGGCGTCGACGGCGATGCCGTACCAGACGCCGCTCCACAAGAGGTGCGAGGAAGCAAGCATGGATTGCGCCGCGATCTCCGCGAAAGGCTTCGGCAGGATCTGGCAAGCTGGCGCTTCGCCCTTGAACAGGAAGCCGTCGGAGCAGGTGCCGCGCATGCCGAGCGTATTCCAGACATGCGTTTTATCGAGCGTGTACTGGTCCTTGAGGAAGGCCGTCAGCACCTGATCGGAGGAAGCCGCCTGCGCGTGGGCACGCGAGGTGATAAGGATGGCGTCGGCGTGCGAGCCATAGGAAATGACAGTCGCATCCTTTTCGAGGCGGCACGTGTCGCCATCGACCTCGACCGCGCAGATGCTGTTGCGCAGGTTTCCGCCGATACCGCCTTCGGTGGTGGCGGATGCGATCAGCAGCTGCTCGGCGGCGATGCGGCGCATGAAGCTGCGATGCCATTCGCTGTCGGCGCCGTGTTCAACGAGGCTCGACAGCTTGATATGGTGCATGGCGAAGACCATGGCGCTCGCGGCGCAGGCCTGGCCGAGCATCGAGCACAATTCGGCGATCTCGGTGATCGAGGCGGATTCGCCGCCGAGATGGCGCGGCACCTGGATGCCGAGCAGCCCTTCGGCCTTCATCGCATCGACGGCTTCCCGGGGGAAGCGGGCCTCGGCATCAACGGTATCCGCGTGTTTCGCCGCAATTTCGGCGACGCGGGCCACCCTTGTGACAAGACCGTCCTGCATGATCTTGACAGGGAAATTCATCAGGCGACCTTCCGGCCGTCCCGGATGAGATCGACGGTCCTGGCGATCGCCGAGATGCTCGCGAAGGATTTGCGGTTCAGGAGATTGTCGGGAAATTCGATGTCGAAGGCCTCTTCGAGGCCAAGCATCAACTGCACAGAAGCAAAGGACGTCAAACCTGCCGCATAAAGATCGGCGTCGTCGGCGACCTGGTCGATCGACCCAGGAAGCTTGCCGAATTTGGCTACGAGGTCGCGGATTGCCTTATTCATCCCATCACTCCAAGATTCTCATGATCCCGATCCGGCGTTCATCGCCTTGTCATGAGCGTTCTTTTAGTGCGGAAAACAGAACATTCCGCTAATTTATTGAGTTAAATATGGCTGAGGCTCATAGTTAGGACTTTAGCGATCATTCCCGCACCGTCGTAAACAACCAGGTTAAATCAATGACTTAAGGTAATTTCGATACTGCGACACACTCTGGTTTCTGGCGTGGAGAGTACAGAAATGACACGCAAACGCCGCGTTTTGTCTCAATCGGCCGGCGGATAGGAATGCTCGCCGCCGCGATAATCGGTGACGGAATAACATCCGTCGCCTGTCGCCCGCATCGCGCTTCCGCTGATGACGGCCTTGCCGTGACCGCCTGGGATATCGAGGATGTAGGCCGGCTGGCAGAGACCGGAAATCCGGCCGCGCAGCGCCGCGACGATCTCCTGCCCTTCCTCGATCGTCACCCTGAAATGACTGGTGCCGGGCGCCAGATCCGGATGATGGAGGTAATAGGGTTTGACGCGGATTTCGACGAAGGCCTTCATCAGCTTCGCCAGCACGTCGGCATCGTCATTGACACCCTTGAGCAGCACCGACTGGCTGACCATGGCGATGCCGGCATCGACGAGGCGGCCGCAGGCGGCCCGCGCTTCCGGCGTCAGTTCGCGCGGATGGTTGGCGTGCAGCGCCACATACACCGTCTTGCCGCTCGCCTTCAGCGCGGCGATCAGCGCCGCATCGATCTTCTCGGGATCGACGACCGGAACACGCGTGTGGAACCTGATGATCTTCACATGCGCGATACCGGCAAGCGCCTCCATGATCTCGCCGAGACGGCGCGGCGAAAGCACCAACGGATCGCCGCCGGTGAGGATGACCTCCCAGATCTCCTCGTGCCTGCGGATATAATCGAAAGCGGCCTGCATCGCCGCCGCATCGAGCGTGCCGAGGCCCTGCGGCCCTACCATTTCGCGCCGGAAGCAGAAGCGGCAATAGACCGGGCAGACGTGCACGGCCTTGAGCAAGACACGATCGGGATAGCGGTGAACGATACCTTCGACGCGGCTGTGGGCATGATCGCCGATCGGATCGGCGCGTTCTTCCGGGGCGATCGTGAGTTCGGCCGCATCGGGCACGAATTGCCGAGCGATCGGATCATCGGGATCGGCTCGATCAATGAGCTTACTGATCGCAGGCGTCAGCGCAACCGCGTAACGCGCCGCCACCTCCTCGAGCGCTACGCGATCGGCAGGCGCGACCAGCCCCGCCTTCACAAGATCGTCGACGCTCTTGATCGGTTTGACGACATTCATCTTCCAACCTCCGCCACCGGCGCCCAGAGCACCTGGTCGATGCGCGATGCTCCCGTCGCGAGCATCACCAGCCGGTCGAAGCCGAGCGCGATACCGCTTGCCTCAGGCATCAGCGACAGCGCGGCGAGAAAATCCTCGTCGATCGGATAGGTCTCGCCATAGACCCGCGCCTTCTCGGCCATTTCGATCTCGAACCGTCGCCGCTGTTCGGCAGCGTCGGTGAGTTCGCCGAAGCCGTTGGCAAGCTCGACGCCGCAGGCATAGAGCTCGAAACGTTCGGCAACTCTGGGGTCGCGCGCCGAGGGACGGGCAAGGGCTGCCTCCGAGATCGGATATTCGTCGAGGATGGTGATGCGGCCGAAACCGAGACGCGGCTCGATCTTTTCGACCAGCACCCGGCTGAAGAGATCGGCCCAGCCGTCGTCTTCGGCAACTCGCACACCGACGCGCCTGAGTTCGGCCGCTAGATGGTCGCGGTCGGTCGAACCGTCGGCGGCGACCGAGGCGAGAAGATCGACGCCGGCATGACGCTCGAACGCTTCGGCAATGCTGATCCGCTCCGGCCCGGCGAAGGGATCGCTCTCGCCGCCGCGATAGGCGAGCTTCCCGGTCTTCACCGTCTCAGTCGCCAGCGCCAGGATCCGCACGCAATCCATCATCAGGCTCTCGTAGCCTTCGCCGGCCCGATACCATTCGAGCATGGTGAACTCGGGATGGTGCAGCGGCCCGCGCTCACGGTTGCGATAGACATGCGCAAAACACGAGATGCGCTCCTCGCCCGCCGCCAGCAGCTTCTTGCAGGCAAATTCCGGCGAGGTGTGCAGGTAGAACGGCGCCTTTTGCCCATCCGTCGTCAGTGCTTCCGTCGCGAAGGCATGCAGATGCGCCTCGTTGCCGGGGGAGACCTGCAGCACCGCCGTATCCACCTCGATGAAATCCTCGCGCGCGAAAAACCCGCGCAACGCCGCCTGGATCGCATTGCGTCCGATCAGGAACCGACGGCGGTCGGCATGCACGGACGGGGTCCACCAGGGGGACGCTTTCGCCGAAGAGTTCATTCCAAGCTTTCTTCGCCGGAGAGGCCGGTATGGGGGGTGGCTATTTCCCGGATTTTAGGTTAGTTGCGCCCCAAAGAAAAACATTTGCGTCTTCGGAGCGTCTCGACAGTCATCTACGACGCCGAAAGCCGAGTTACAAGGAAGTCTTATGGTCAAGGTCATCGCCTCTTCGGTCCGCAAGGGCAACGTTCTCGATGTCGACGGCAAGCTCTATGTCGTTCTCACCGCCCAGAACTTTCATCCGGGCAAGGGCACGCCGGTCACCCAGGTCGACATGCGCCGCATCGTCGACGGCGTGAAGGTTTCCGAGCGCTGGCGCACCACCGAACAGGTCGAGCGCGCCTTCGTCGAGGACGTGAACCATCAATTCCTCTACGAGGACGGCGAAGGCTTTCACTTCATGAACCCTCAAAACTACGATCAGGTCGTCGTCGATGTCGACACGATGGGGGACGACAAGGCTTATCTGCAGGAAGGCATGACCTGCGTTCTATCAATGCATGAAGGCATTGCGCTTGCGATCCAGATGCCGCGCCACGTCACGCTCGAAATCATGGAGACGGAACCGGTCGTCAAGGGCCAGACGGCTTCGTCTTCCTACAAGCCGGCCATACTGTCGAACGGCGTGCGCGCCATGGTGCCGCCGCACATCAATGCCGGCACCCGCGTCGTCATCGCGACGGAAGACAATTCCTACGTCGAACGCGCCAAGGACTGATCCTGGTTCAGCCTACCGAAGAGGCCGGCTCACGCCGGCTTTTTTGTATCCGCCGTCTCGATTAATAATCGGAGCATGATGTCGTCCGAAAACCGCTCACACTTTTCGGCATCATGCTCTATCTTTTTGTTTTCACGCAATTCCGGACGCAAAACCGCTACGCACTTTTGCTGGAATTGCTCTAGAGATGCGGGTTGCGCGGCCGGTATTTCTTGACGAGTTTCTGGTTGATCTCAGCGGCACCCGGCATGTTGGCGCTGAGATAAATTGGCGCATCGCCGGATTTCGAAAGCTCGGAGGCGACCTCGGCGAAGATGGCATTGATGACCGTCACCCCGACCGCCGTCGAGACCGGCCCAACCCGAAGCCCCGTGCCTTCGAGATCGAGAACGGCGTCACCCGGTGGCAGCCCGTTGTCGAGCACCACATCGGCCACGTCGGCAAGCCGCCGGCGGCCATTGGCAATCGCTGAGGAATAGGCAATCGACGTGATGGCAATCACCTTTGCGCCGATTTCGCGCGCATAGTCGGCGGCCTCGATCGGCGCGGCGTTCACGCCCGAATTGGAGGCGATGATGATGACATCGCCCGGCTGCATGCCGTAACGCTCCAGCATCGGCCGCACCAGGCCCTGCGTGCGCTCATAGACCGAACTGATGACCGCACCCTCGTGCAGCATGGCCGAGCCGACGAGCACCGGCACGGTGAAGGCGAGCCCGCCGGCACGATAATGCACCTCTTCCGCCAGCATATGCGAATGGCCGGTGCCGAAGACATAGACGCGCTTGTCGCCGCGGGCGGCATCGAGGATGACGGCTGCTGCCTGCGCCATCGGCTCGGCAAGCGTCTGCTTCAGTTCTTCCAGCCGACCGATGAGGTTGGAGAAATAGGCATCGGTGATATCAGTCATCCGGCTTATCCTTGATTTCAGGTCGCTTCGCCGCTGAGCCAGGTGGCGGTGACGGCAAGCGCATCGGTGAGATGCACGAGATCGGCACGCGCGCCCGGCGAGAGATGGCCGCGATCGCCAAGCCTGAGGAACCGCGCGGGATAAAGGGTCGCCATGCGCAAGGCCTCGGCGAGCGTCAGGTCGAGATAGGTGACGCCGTAACGGATCGTCGAGATCATGTCGACATCGGAACCGGCCAGCGTGCCGTCGGACAGCACCAGCTTGGAGCAGAAGCCGCCCCTTTCGCGCCGGACGATGCGCCCGTTCAGCGTGAACGAGTCCTTTTCCGACCCGACGAGCGACATCGCGTCTGTGACGAAGAACAGTTTGCCTTCGCCGCGTTTGGCGCGCAGCGCCGTGCGCAGGGCCTTCGGATCGACATGATGGCCGTCGGCGATAATACCGCACCAGGTCGAAGGATGATCGATCGCCGCGCCGACGAGACCGGGCGCCCGGTGTCCCAACTGGCTCATGGCATTGAAGAGATGCGTGACGCCCCGCGCGCCGGCATCGAAACGTTCTTCCGCCGCCTCGCTCGAACAATCGGAATGGCCGATGCTGACGGTGACGCCGGCTTCCGCAAGCTCGCGCACCTGGGCAACCGTCACCTGCTCGGCGGCCATGGTGACGAGCAGCGTGCCGATCGCCTCGCGGGCCCGGATTAAGGCCTTGACATCGCGGTCCTCCACCGGCCGCATCAGTTCGGCGAGATGCGCGCCCTTGCGCGCAGGCGCCAGATGCGGGCCTTCGAGATGCAGGCCGGCAACGCCGCGGTTCATTTTCACTGCCTGCTTGGCCGCCTCGATGGCGGCAATGGAGGCCTCTGATGAATCGGTGATCAGCGTCGGCAGCAACGACGTCGTGCCATAGGGTCGGTGCCCGCCGGCGATAATGTCCATCGAGGCAACGGAAGGCTCGTCGTTCAGCATCCACCCGGCGCCGCCATTGACCTGCGCATCGATGAAGCCGGCCGACAGAACACCGCCGGCAAGCGTCACCAGCTCGCCGTCCGGCAGATCATTTCTTGCCATGATCGCTTCGACGCGGCCGCCGGCAACGATGAGGGCTTTGTCGTCATGGAAGCGCTCACCGTCGAAGATGCGGGCGCCGAGGAAGATCTTGCGTCCCATCAGACCGTCTCCGTCACCTTGAGCAGGTTTGCCGGCTTGTCGGGATCGAAGCCCTTGCGGCGCGTCACCGACTCGATCAGCCGGTAATAGACAAGCAGCGATACCAGCGGATCGACGAGGCCGTTGCCCGTCGTCGGCACGCGCAGATGGACGCCGGAAAGCGGCTGCGTCGAGAAACCGACGGTGGTGGCGCCGAGTTTCTGCAGGCGTTCCAGCGCCTGCACATTGTTGGCGAAGGCCGCATCGTCGGGCGCAAAGGCGACGATCGGGAAGCCCGGCTGCACCAGGCGCATCGGACCATGCATCAATTCCGCCAGCGAGAAAGCCTCGGCATGCAGGCCGGAGGTCTCCTTGGCCTTCAACGCCGCTTCGAGCGCGATCGCGAAAGCCGGGCCGCGGCCGGCCGTATAAAGCGAGGTCGCGTTGAAGAGCACGTCCTCGGCTGCCGCCGTATCGATCCCGGCGGTCGCCGACAACGCCTCCGGCAGCTTGCCGAGCGCGGCCTGCAGGTCGGGCGCACCGCCGATCGCAGCCGTCACCCCGGAAAGGGCTGCGACCGAGGCGATGAAGGATTTTGTCGCCGCGACACTCTTTTCAGCACCGGCATTGAGACCGAGAACAATATCGGCCTGCTTCGCAAGCGGGCTGTCGGTGACGTTGACGACGGCGATCGTCGTTGCTCCGCCCTTCTTCGCCGCATCCTGCAGCGCGACGATGTCGGGGCTGGCACCCGACTGCGAGACGGTGAAATGGACACCGCCCTTCAGATGCAGCGCCGCACCGTAGACGGAAGCGATCGACGGGCCGACCGAGGCGACCGGAACGCCGCAGGTGATCTCGAAGAGATATTTGAAGAAGGTGGCGGCGTGGTCCGAGGAGCCGCGCGCCGCCGTCGTCACCACGCTCGGGCGAGCGGACGAAAACAGCCGGGCGATCTCGGCAAAGACCGGTTTTTCCTTTTCGAGCAGCGTGGCGACCACCTCTGGCGATTGGCCGGCTTCCTGCAGCATCAGTGACTGGTTGTCATTCATAGGTCATCTCCGATTCTCAATTCGGCAACGAAATCATAGGCATCGCCGCGATAATGCGAGCGGGTGTATTCGACGACGCGCTGGTCTTCCAAGCGCGACACACGTTCGATCAGAAGCGCCGGCGCGCCTGATTTGACGTTCAGGATCGCGGCGGAGGAGGGGTCGAGCGTGACCGCGGTCAGCCGCTGCAGCGCGCGCACGGGCCTGTGGCCGCTGGCCGTCAACGCATCGTAGAGCGATCCCTCACCGCCGGCATCGTGTCCCAGGAACTTGATCGGCACCACGGCGCGTTCGATCGCCAGCGGCAGGCCGTCGGCAAGGCGCAAGCGGTCGAGCCTCAGCACCGGCTCGTCGCCGCCGAGGCCGAGCAGGAAGGATTCCTCCGGCGACGGCGTGTTGACCGCCCGCGACAATATCCGTGCGGCCGGCAGACGCCCGCGCGAGCGCATGTCGGCGGAGAAGGAGGAAAGCCGCCACAGCGACTGTTCCATGCGCTCCACCCTGCTCGATACGAAAGTACCGCTTCCGTGGCGCGATTCCAGTGCGCCGGATGCCATCAGATCGCGATAGGCGGTGCGCACGGTGACACGGCCGAGCTTCAGAGCCTCGGCAAGGTCTCGTTCACCCGGCAGCGCGGTGCCGGGCTTCAGCAGCCCTTCCTGGATGAGGCCGGTCAGCGTCTGCGCCAGCCGCTTGTAGAGCGGCCCGGTCAGCGCCTCGTCACGCAGGCCGCGGCTGTTCAGTTCCGCTATCAGACTGGTTCTATCCATGGGCGCACAATAGAACCTATATAGAACCAATCGGCAAGACGGAATCGAGCGCGGAACGAAAAAACCCTCGCCGGCGGACCAGCAAGGGTTTCATAGCGCTCAAATTTGGCAGCCGTGCGTCGACAGCGCCGCGCGTTTAAGAACGCGCGGCGCTGGAGGATGCTCAGTTCTTGGTGAAGATATAATCCGTCTCCTGGCGCAGCACTTCGCCGGGGCGCAGGACCGCATTCGGAAAACCTTGGTGATTGATGGCATCCGGCCAGACCTGTGTCTCCAGGCAAAAGCCGGCGAATGGGCCGTATTTGCGCCCGCCGATGCCGGGCGCCCCGACATCGAGCTTGAAGCCGGCATAGAACTGCACGCCTGGCTCCGTGCTGCGCACTTCCAGCGACACACCGGAATACAGGCTGCGGGCAAGCGCGACGCTCCGCTTGGCGGCACGCTCGCCCGACAGGCAGAAATTATGGTCGTAAAAGGCTTGTTGGCTGCCTACGAAACGCTTCATCGGCGCCATCTCGCGGAAATCGAATTCCGTACCCTCGACGGGACGGATCTCGCCGGTCGGCACCTGCTTCTCATCGGTCGGCAGATAGTGATCGGCGGCTATCATGATGTCATGGCCAAGCGCATCTTCGCGGCCGTCGAGATTGAAATAGGCGTGCTGGCAGACATTGGCGAGCGTCGGCTGGTCGCTGGTCGATTCGTAGGTGATCGACAGTTCACCATTGCCATGCACCCAGAACGTCGCCTGGATGGTGCAATTGCCGGGATAGCCGGCGCGCCCATCGGGATCGACGATCTTCAGCACCACGCGGTCGACGTCATGCTCGACGATCGTCCAATTGCGTTTGGCGATATTGTCGCTGCCGCCATGCAGATGCGTGACGCCGTTTTCATTCGGCTCGAGCTGATAGTCCTTGCCGTCAAGCGTGAACCTGCCGCCGCCGACGCGGTTGGCGCAGCGGCCGGGCGTCGCGCCGAAGTAGGACGAATAGAGAGGGTAGCTGTCAAAATCGTCGAAACCGAGTTGCAGCGGCGCGTCATGTCCCTCGAGGCGCAGATCCTGGATGACCGCGCCCCAGCTGATGATCTTGGCCGTCAGCCCGCCGCCCTTGATCACGACGCGATAGACGGTCTCGCCCGCCTGCGTCTGCCCGAAAACGTCCCGCTCCAACTTATCCGACATGATCGACCGTCCATTCTGTCCCTGCTGCACATTCCTCAATTCGGAATCGATTTGAGGAATGTGCAGCGATTGAAAGTGTGCATTGCACGTCCGACGAAGACGCGCGGTGTGGTAGGCTTCAGGACAGGAACCTGCCCGGATTTGCTTCGATCCGCAACCGGCGGATCAGAAAGAAGAGCCTCAGCAGTAGTGCGCGGCATCGGCTCGCAGCGCGATTGGCAACGGTCAGAGATCGGTGCCGATCTCTTCCACATCAAAGGGCGTGGTCTGGTAGATTTCGTTGATCCAGTTGCCGAACAAAAGATGCGCATGGCTGCGCCAGCGGTTCTGCGGCGCAAGCGCCGGATCGTTATGCGGGAAGTAATTGTGCGGCATCTTGATCGGCACCCCGGCATTGACGTCGCGGAAATACTCGTCGGAAAGCGAGGTGGAATCATATTCGACATGGTTGAACATGTAGAGCCGCCGGCCTCTCTTCTCGTGCACGAGGCAGACGCCCATTTCGCTGGACTCCATCAGGATCTCCAGGCTTTCGGATTTCTCGATATCGGCGCGGCGCACCTCGGTCCAGCGCGACACCGGCACTTCGAAATTGTCGGAAAAGCCGTTGAGATAGATCGAGGAAGGCTTCAGGTTCCGGTGGCGGTAGACGCCGAAGGCCTTCTCTTTCAGCTCGTATTTCGGAACGCCGTGAAAATGATAGACCGCCGCCATCGCGCCCCAGCAGACGTTCATCGTCGAATGGACATTCGTTTCCGTCCAGTCGAGAATCTCCTTCATCTCCGGCCAATAGGTGACGTCCTCATAGGGCAAAAGCTCGATCGGCGCCCCGGTGATGATGAAGCCGTCGAACTTGCGGTGCTTCACCTCCTCCCAGGTCTGGTAGAAGGCAAGAAGATGATCCTCGGACGTATTCTTCGCCTTGTGGCCGCCGATGCGAATGAGCGACAGCTCCACCTGCAGCGGCGAGGCGCCGACGAGGCGGGCCATCTGCAGTTCGGTCTTGATCTTGTTCGGCATGAGGTTGAGCAGCCCGATCTGCAACGGTCGGATATCCTGACGGATCGCCAACGTCTCGGTCATCACCCGCACACCCTCCTGAACCAGGGTTTCGAAGGCGGGCAGCGTATCGGGGATCTTGATGGGCATTGCGGACACTCGATCAAAAACAAAAAACCGGCGGCGACAAAAATCGCTACCGGTCCGCACGCGGCCCTTTAGCGACTTTTTTAACGTGGCTGCAAGCCGGCCGGCCAAATCACCACGGAGGCCTTAATTAGACCCAGTCGGATTGCGAATCAACTGGCGAATACATGCAGGAGAGACTCATGCAAGCATCATCACACTTTAATGACTGATAGAATCTGTTGATAGACCGGTAACGCCACCATGTTATTTATAAGGGTATGGGCGATTTGGAAAAGCGTAATGGCAGATAAAATCGAGGGGAGGCCGGGCATCCGGAGGCAGGATAGGGTAGGGTATGATTTAAGCCTGACATATCGCCTCGGCGTCATGTTCTCAGCATTCTGGAATTCGGAAGTGCGTGGCAAGGTGCTGTTTCTGGCGACCGTGCTGATCCTCGTTATCCTGGCGACGTCCTACGGCC
The Rhizobium leguminosarum DNA segment above includes these coding regions:
- the nagA gene encoding N-acetylglucosamine-6-phosphate deacetylase → MGRKIFLGARIFDGERFHDDKALIVAGGRVEAIMARNDLPDGELVTLAGGVLSAGFIDAQVNGGAGWMLNDEPSVASMDIIAGGHRPYGTTSLLPTLITDSSEASIAAIEAAKQAVKMNRGVAGLHLEGPHLAPARKGAHLAELMRPVEDRDVKALIRAREAIGTLLVTMAAEQVTVAQVRELAEAGVTVSIGHSDCSSEAAEERFDAGARGVTHLFNAMSQLGHRAPGLVGAAIDHPSTWCGIIADGHHVDPKALRTALRAKRGEGKLFFVTDAMSLVGSEKDSFTLNGRIVRRERGGFCSKLVLSDGTLAGSDVDMISTIRYGVTYLDLTLAEALRMATLYPARFLRLGDRGHLSPGARADLVHLTDALAVTATWLSGEAT
- a CDS encoding SIS domain-containing protein, encoding MNDNQSLMLQEAGQSPEVVATLLEKEKPVFAEIARLFSSARPSVVTTAARGSSDHAATFFKYLFEITCGVPVASVGPSIASVYGAALHLKGGVHFTVSQSGASPDIVALQDAAKKGGATTIAVVNVTDSPLAKQADIVLGLNAGAEKSVAATKSFIASVAALSGVTAAIGGAPDLQAALGKLPEALSATAGIDTAAAEDVLFNATSLYTAGRGPAFAIALEAALKAKETSGLHAEAFSLAELMHGPMRLVQPGFPIVAFAPDDAAFANNVQALERLQKLGATTVGFSTQPLSGVHLRVPTTGNGLVDPLVSLLVYYRLIESVTRRKGFDPDKPANLLKVTETV
- a CDS encoding GntR family transcriptional regulator; its protein translation is MDRTSLIAELNSRGLRDEALTGPLYKRLAQTLTGLIQEGLLKPGTALPGERDLAEALKLGRVTVRTAYRDLMASGALESRHGSGTFVSSRVERMEQSLWRLSSFSADMRSRGRLPAARILSRAVNTPSPEESFLLGLGGDEPVLRLDRLRLADGLPLAIERAVVPIKFLGHDAGGEGSLYDALTASGHRPVRALQRLTAVTLDPSSAAILNVKSGAPALLIERVSRLEDQRVVEYTRSHYRGDAYDFVAELRIGDDL
- a CDS encoding aldose epimerase family protein, which translates into the protein MSDKLERDVFGQTQAGETVYRVVIKGGGLTAKIISWGAVIQDLRLEGHDAPLQLGFDDFDSYPLYSSYFGATPGRCANRVGGGRFTLDGKDYQLEPNENGVTHLHGGSDNIAKRNWTIVEHDVDRVVLKIVDPDGRAGYPGNCTIQATFWVHGNGELSITYESTSDQPTLANVCQHAYFNLDGREDALGHDIMIAADHYLPTDEKQVPTGEIRPVEGTEFDFREMAPMKRFVGSQQAFYDHNFCLSGERAAKRSVALARSLYSGVSLEVRSTEPGVQFYAGFKLDVGAPGIGGRKYGPFAGFCLETQVWPDAINHQGFPNAVLRPGEVLRQETDYIFTKN
- the metA gene encoding homoserine O-acetyltransferase MetA encodes the protein MPIKIPDTLPAFETLVQEGVRVMTETLAIRQDIRPLQIGLLNLMPNKIKTELQMARLVGASPLQVELSLIRIGGHKAKNTSEDHLLAFYQTWEEVKHRKFDGFIITGAPIELLPYEDVTYWPEMKEILDWTETNVHSTMNVCWGAMAAVYHFHGVPKYELKEKAFGVYRHRNLKPSSIYLNGFSDNFEVPVSRWTEVRRADIEKSESLEILMESSEMGVCLVHEKRGRRLYMFNHVEYDSTSLSDEYFRDVNAGVPIKMPHNYFPHNDPALAPQNRWRSHAHLLFGNWINEIYQTTPFDVEEIGTDL